One stretch of Deinococcus ficus DNA includes these proteins:
- a CDS encoding branched-chain amino acid ABC transporter permease: MELFIQTLVNGLLQSGIYALVASGLALAVGVVGIVNFAHGEYLMIGAFLAWAASAMLGVDPLLALPVVALAVFGVGALTYRTTIRHVLLAPELNQMLLTFGVSILLQNLALMWMGGNTRSVTTPYQASSLSLGEISIGGPKAIAFAFAAGILAALYAVLYRTTLGRQMRAVAQNRRGAQLIGINVDRVYLIAFGVSCGLAAVAGTLAAVLLFASPTVGLVFALKAFAIIVMAGLGNLTGVLWASVVLGVSEALVQTYVPSGGGWSDAVFFLMIFLTLVWRSFRGAR; the protein is encoded by the coding sequence ATGGAACTTTTCATTCAGACGCTGGTGAACGGCCTGCTGCAAAGCGGGATCTACGCCCTGGTCGCCTCCGGGCTGGCCCTGGCGGTCGGCGTGGTCGGGATCGTGAACTTCGCGCACGGCGAGTACCTGATGATCGGGGCGTTCCTGGCCTGGGCGGCCAGCGCCATGCTGGGCGTGGACCCACTGCTGGCGCTGCCGGTCGTGGCGCTGGCCGTGTTCGGCGTGGGGGCCCTGACGTACCGCACGACCATCCGGCACGTGCTGCTCGCGCCGGAACTCAACCAGATGCTGCTGACTTTCGGGGTGAGCATCCTGCTGCAGAACCTGGCGCTGATGTGGATGGGCGGCAACACCCGCTCCGTGACCACGCCGTACCAGGCGAGCAGCCTGAGCCTCGGGGAGATCAGCATCGGCGGGCCGAAGGCCATCGCGTTCGCGTTCGCCGCCGGGATTCTCGCGGCTCTGTACGCGGTGCTGTACCGCACCACCCTGGGCCGTCAGATGCGGGCCGTGGCGCAGAACCGCCGGGGCGCGCAGCTGATCGGCATCAACGTGGACCGCGTGTACCTGATCGCGTTCGGCGTGTCGTGCGGGCTGGCGGCGGTCGCCGGGACGCTCGCGGCGGTGCTCCTGTTCGCCTCCCCGACGGTCGGCCTGGTCTTCGCCCTCAAGGCCTTCGCGATCATCGTGATGGCGGGCCTGGGGAACCTGACCGGGGTGCTGTGGGCGTCGGTGGTGCTGGGCGTCTCGGAAGCGCTGGTGCAGACCTACGTGCCATCGGGCGGCGGCTGGAGCGACGCGGTGTTCTTCCTGATGATCTTCCTGACGCTGGTGTGGCGCAGCTTCCGGGGGGCGCGGTGA
- a CDS encoding alpha/beta fold hydrolase, with product MKKRFVVLALLAAGTLTLSACAPAVQAPGPDGYRLRPAVNAERRALTVPGFGQVTYYASAAGTGRPLVLTHSVNAAASGYEMKPLWESYAGQRPVYLLEWPGFGSSDRPDLTYTPELMASALVALVAQLNTEVDVVSLSLGSEFAARAALAEPRIRSLALISPSGFGQPRNGTQDAAADDGGLKLYNTLNSFGDVLYGTLRTRPSLWYFLSRSFRGEVPGDVIDYAADTSAQPGAKYAPLYFVSGRLFNPDAYTNLYAKLTVPTLVLFDQDAFVSFDRLPQFDALPNTTVVRIPGTDGLPQWEKLPEVRAALDAFWSAQP from the coding sequence ATGAAAAAACGCTTTGTCGTGCTTGCCCTGCTGGCCGCAGGCACCCTGACCCTGAGCGCCTGCGCCCCCGCCGTGCAGGCGCCCGGCCCGGACGGCTACCGCCTGCGCCCCGCCGTGAACGCCGAGCGGCGTGCCCTGACCGTGCCCGGCTTCGGGCAGGTCACCTACTACGCCAGCGCCGCGGGTACCGGTCGCCCGCTGGTGCTCACGCACTCCGTGAACGCCGCTGCCAGCGGCTACGAGATGAAACCCCTGTGGGAGTCGTACGCCGGGCAGCGGCCCGTGTACCTGCTGGAGTGGCCGGGCTTCGGCAGCAGTGACCGGCCGGACCTCACCTACACGCCGGAACTGATGGCCTCGGCCCTGGTCGCCCTGGTCGCGCAGCTGAACACCGAGGTGGACGTGGTGTCCCTCTCGCTGGGCAGCGAGTTCGCCGCGCGCGCTGCGCTGGCCGAGCCGCGCATCCGCAGCCTCGCCCTGATCAGCCCCTCGGGCTTCGGCCAGCCGCGCAACGGCACGCAGGACGCCGCGGCCGACGACGGCGGCCTGAAGCTGTACAACACCCTGAACTCCTTCGGGGACGTGCTGTACGGCACGCTGCGCACCCGCCCCAGCCTGTGGTACTTCCTGAGCCGCAGCTTCCGCGGCGAGGTGCCCGGCGACGTGATCGACTACGCCGCCGACACCAGCGCCCAGCCCGGCGCGAAGTACGCGCCGCTGTACTTCGTGAGCGGCCGCCTGTTCAACCCGGACGCCTACACCAACCTGTACGCCAAACTGACCGTACCCACCCTGGTGCTGTTCGACCAGGACGCGTTCGTGTCCTTCGACCGGCTGCCGCAGTTCGACGCGCTGCCCAACACCACCGTGGTGCGCATCCCCGGTACCGACGGCCTGCCGCAGTGGGAGAAGCTGCCCGAGGTCCGGGCCGCGCTGGACGCCTTCTGGAGCGCTCAGCCCTAA
- a CDS encoding ABC transporter ATP-binding protein, with product MTAAAPIPAVPAPNGPVVLRADGLSKRFGGLLAVQNVSFTQFAGEILAVIGPNGAGKTTLLNLLSGVYQPTSGRLHLLGQDVTSSPIEHRCHLGLGRAFQIVRPFPEMTVHENVTVGALFGTPGTTLPAARELAYDLLDRTGLAAHADKAAHELTLLQDKRLEVARALATRPQVLLLDEVMAGLRPAEAQEAVALVRSVRDSGVSVLFIEHIMPVVRDLADRVVVMDQGQVIAEGTYREVTSNPQVVSAYLGTEAELHA from the coding sequence GTGACCGCCGCCGCGCCCATTCCAGCCGTGCCCGCCCCGAACGGGCCGGTCGTGCTGCGCGCCGACGGCCTCAGCAAGCGCTTCGGGGGGCTGCTGGCCGTGCAGAACGTGTCGTTCACGCAGTTCGCCGGGGAGATCCTGGCGGTGATCGGCCCGAACGGCGCCGGGAAGACCACGCTGCTGAACCTGCTGTCCGGCGTGTACCAGCCCACGTCCGGGCGACTGCACCTGCTCGGGCAGGACGTCACCAGCTCACCCATCGAGCACCGCTGCCACCTGGGCCTGGGCCGCGCCTTCCAGATCGTGCGGCCCTTCCCGGAGATGACCGTACACGAGAACGTCACAGTCGGTGCACTGTTCGGCACGCCCGGAACGACCCTGCCCGCCGCGCGTGAACTCGCCTACGACCTGCTGGACCGCACCGGGCTGGCCGCGCACGCCGACAAGGCCGCGCACGAACTCACGCTGCTGCAGGACAAGCGGCTGGAGGTCGCCCGCGCGCTCGCCACCCGCCCTCAGGTGCTGCTGCTCGACGAGGTGATGGCCGGCCTGCGGCCCGCCGAGGCGCAGGAGGCCGTCGCCCTGGTGCGTTCCGTGCGGGACAGCGGCGTGAGCGTGCTGTTCATCGAGCACATCATGCCCGTCGTGCGGGACCTCGCCGACCGGGTGGTCGTGATGGACCAGGGCCAGGTGATCGCCGAGGGCACCTACCGCGAGGTCACCAGCAACCCCCAGGTGGTCAGCGCGTACCTGGGGACCGAAGCGGAGCTTCACGCATGA
- a CDS encoding DUF6463 family protein, whose product MQVWAGRFLIFVAVGHLLLALASVLPQLSTLAPHGLPGAVVPSWEAAHLGTQAAFWSSLGSFAGPQLLWGCGVLASARAGQALPRGTGLALLLLTAAQVTLAPVGGFWLNIVPALLLMAAERPARRTAGAAL is encoded by the coding sequence ATGCAAGTGTGGGCCGGACGTTTCCTGATCTTCGTGGCGGTGGGCCACCTGCTGCTGGCCCTCGCCAGCGTGCTGCCCCAGCTGTCCACCCTGGCCCCGCACGGCCTGCCGGGCGCCGTGGTTCCCTCCTGGGAGGCCGCGCACCTCGGCACGCAGGCGGCCTTCTGGAGTTCGCTGGGCAGTTTCGCCGGCCCGCAACTGCTGTGGGGCTGCGGGGTCCTCGCCTCGGCCCGTGCCGGGCAGGCCCTGCCGCGCGGCACCGGCCTCGCCCTGCTGCTGCTCACCGCCGCGCAGGTCACGCTCGCCCCGGTCGGCGGGTTCTGGCTGAACATCGTGCCGGCCCTGCTGCTGATGGCCGCCGAGCGCCCTGCCCGCCGCACCGCCGGAGCGGCCCTGTGA
- a CDS encoding aminotransferase class V-fold PLP-dependent enzyme, translating into MNFADLRADLIGTDAVIRTPFGDRRVTYADYVASGRALHSVEERVRTLALPLYANTHTEDSATGAHSTHLTHQAAGYIKAQLGGDQTCKLVFCGSGSTAAVRRMQDILGISVPAEHRGAVEAALRPEQRPVVFVGPYEHHSNEVSWRETLAEVVELPLCPSGGLDLDALKRALKAPEYAGRPKIGSFSAASNVTGLLTDTRTVARMLHAYGAFAFFDFAASGPYVKIDMKPGQPDGYDAVFLSPHKFAGGPGAPGLLCFQEHLYHLKVPSTAGGGTVRYVSPRRHAYIDDIETREDAGTPAILGKIRAALAFRVKEALGTVVLTEREHELFRRALARFQANPRLQLLGNPDAPRLAFLSFLVRAPGGAYLHPRLVVRLLNDLFGIQARGGCACAGPYGHSLLGIDDAHSERYFQCILSDLEGVKPGWTRLNLAPWITDEEADFILNAVEFVAEHGERFVGEYEFDWHTGAWTHPDDVAPLDLFGEARPATAGGEVPYAAYLEEARALVRALPAGHVSRPRPETVPQDLVFFAH; encoded by the coding sequence ATGAACTTCGCTGACCTGCGGGCCGACCTGATCGGCACGGACGCCGTGATCCGCACGCCGTTCGGGGACCGGCGCGTCACGTACGCCGATTACGTCGCCAGTGGCCGCGCCCTGCACAGCGTCGAGGAGCGCGTCCGGACCCTGGCGCTGCCGCTGTACGCCAACACGCACACCGAGGACAGCGCCACCGGGGCGCACAGCACGCACCTGACCCACCAGGCGGCCGGGTACATCAAGGCGCAGCTCGGCGGGGATCAGACCTGCAAGCTGGTGTTCTGCGGGTCGGGCAGCACCGCCGCGGTGCGCCGGATGCAGGACATCCTGGGCATCAGCGTGCCGGCCGAGCACCGCGGCGCGGTGGAGGCGGCCCTGCGGCCCGAGCAGCGCCCGGTGGTGTTCGTGGGCCCGTACGAGCATCACAGCAACGAGGTCAGCTGGCGGGAGACGCTGGCCGAGGTCGTCGAGCTGCCGCTGTGCCCCAGCGGGGGACTGGACCTGGACGCCCTGAAGCGCGCGCTGAAGGCGCCGGAGTACGCCGGGCGGCCCAAGATCGGGTCGTTCAGCGCGGCCAGCAACGTCACCGGGCTGCTGACCGACACGCGCACCGTGGCGCGCATGCTGCACGCGTATGGCGCGTTTGCCTTCTTCGATTTCGCCGCCAGCGGGCCGTACGTAAAGATCGACATGAAGCCCGGCCAGCCGGACGGGTACGACGCGGTGTTCCTCAGTCCCCACAAGTTCGCGGGCGGGCCCGGCGCGCCAGGGCTGCTGTGCTTCCAGGAGCACCTGTACCACCTGAAGGTGCCCAGCACCGCGGGGGGCGGCACGGTGCGGTACGTCAGCCCGCGCCGGCACGCGTACATCGACGATATCGAGACCCGCGAGGACGCGGGCACGCCCGCGATCCTGGGCAAGATTCGCGCGGCCCTGGCGTTCCGCGTGAAGGAAGCCCTGGGCACGGTGGTGCTGACGGAGCGCGAGCACGAGCTGTTCCGCCGGGCCCTGGCTCGGTTCCAGGCCAATCCCCGGTTGCAGCTGCTGGGCAACCCGGACGCGCCGCGTCTGGCCTTCCTGTCGTTCCTGGTGCGCGCCCCGGGCGGCGCGTACCTGCACCCGCGGCTGGTGGTGCGGCTGCTCAACGACCTGTTCGGGATTCAGGCCCGGGGCGGCTGCGCCTGCGCCGGCCCGTACGGGCACAGCCTGCTCGGCATCGACGACGCGCACAGCGAACGGTACTTCCAGTGCATCCTCAGCGACCTGGAGGGCGTGAAGCCCGGCTGGACGCGCCTGAACCTGGCGCCCTGGATCACCGACGAGGAGGCGGACTTCATCCTGAATGCCGTGGAGTTCGTCGCGGAGCATGGTGAGCGGTTTGTCGGGGAGTATGAGTTCGACTGGCACACGGGCGCCTGGACGCACCCGGACGATGTGGCGCCGCTGGACCTGTTCGGGGAGGCACGGCCGGCCACGGCGGGCGGAGAGGTGCCGTACGCGGCGTACCTGGAGGAGGCGCGGGCGCTGGTGCGGGCCCTGCCGGCCGGTCACGTCTCCCGGCCGCGGCCGGAGACCGTGCCGCAGGACCTGGTGTTTTTCGCCCACTGA
- a CDS encoding FAD-dependent monooxygenase encodes MTARVLVVGAGIGGLGLAQALRRADADVVLIEKAAAFQPVGAGLILSVNALRVMKGLGLAGEALAAGQALQAAHLTTADGRPVQTVGYAAYGGAVALHRAALQALLARGVQDRVRFGVTLHALRQDAEGVDVTFSDGTTGRYDVVVGADGLHSDVRRRTFGARPARYAGYTSWRFVVPGPPGLPVREAVELWGRGCRLGLVPIGGGQVYGYVTANAQEGQRELPDGRAARLQARCAGFGGSAPAVLEQMQPDTPVIHTDIHEVRLPSWVQGRVALLGDAAHAMTPNLGQGAAMGLEDAWVLARALRSGLDLPAALRQYEALRQRRVAEVQGASRLVGRAGQLESGALRAARDAVMRLTPPAAAHRSARQMFAFGLDGGPHPAP; translated from the coding sequence GTGACCGCCCGCGTGCTGGTCGTGGGGGCCGGCATCGGCGGCCTGGGCCTGGCGCAGGCCCTCCGGAGGGCGGATGCCGACGTGGTGCTGATCGAGAAGGCCGCCGCTTTCCAGCCGGTCGGGGCCGGGCTGATCCTCAGCGTGAACGCCCTGCGGGTCATGAAGGGCCTGGGCCTCGCAGGGGAAGCGCTGGCGGCCGGTCAGGCGCTCCAGGCCGCCCACCTCACGACCGCGGACGGCCGCCCCGTGCAGACCGTCGGGTACGCCGCGTACGGCGGCGCGGTCGCCCTGCACCGCGCCGCCCTGCAGGCCCTGCTGGCCCGCGGCGTGCAGGACCGGGTCCGGTTCGGCGTGACCCTGCACGCCCTGCGGCAGGACGCCGAGGGCGTGGACGTCACCTTCAGCGACGGCACGACCGGCCGGTACGACGTGGTGGTGGGCGCCGACGGCCTGCACTCGGACGTGCGGCGCCGCACCTTCGGCGCGCGGCCCGCCCGGTACGCCGGGTACACCAGCTGGCGCTTCGTGGTGCCGGGGCCTCCGGGACTACCGGTCAGGGAGGCGGTGGAACTGTGGGGCCGTGGGTGCCGGCTGGGTCTGGTGCCCATCGGGGGCGGGCAGGTGTACGGGTACGTCACCGCGAACGCCCAGGAAGGACAGCGGGAACTTCCAGACGGCCGCGCCGCCCGCTTACAGGCGCGCTGCGCGGGTTTCGGCGGTTCCGCGCCGGCGGTGCTCGAGCAGATGCAGCCGGACACCCCGGTCATTCACACCGACATTCACGAGGTCAGGCTGCCGTCCTGGGTGCAGGGGCGCGTGGCGCTGCTCGGTGACGCCGCGCACGCCATGACCCCCAACCTGGGCCAGGGCGCGGCCATGGGCCTGGAGGACGCCTGGGTGCTCGCCCGGGCCCTGCGCTCCGGACTGGACCTACCAGCGGCGCTGCGGCAGTACGAGGCCCTGCGCCAGCGCCGGGTGGCGGAGGTGCAGGGCGCGTCCAGACTGGTGGGGCGGGCCGGACAGCTGGAGTCAGGCGCGCTGCGCGCCGCGCGGGACGCCGTGATGCGCCTGACCCCGCCGGCCGCGGCCCACCGCTCCGCCCGGCAGATGTTCGCCTTCGGGCTGGACGGCGGGCCACACCCCGCTCCTTAG
- a CDS encoding ABC transporter ATP-binding protein, with protein MSGASREGAHGVGQELVIEHVAAGYGKVQVLWDVSVRVAPGEFVAMIGANGAGKTTTLRAVSGVVRPSAGSIRLGGREISRATPSDIVKLGLAHVPEGRELFPLMTVRENLELGAAMRPEAARAQAETLGQVYRLFPRLEERAGQLAGTLSGGEQQMVAVGRALMARPSVLVVDEPSLGLSPLMTQTVFQALKAVNEEGVSVLLVEQNVGLSLKLADRGYVLENGQVIREGSGADLLRDPAVREAYLAL; from the coding sequence ATGAGCGGGGCGAGCAGGGAGGGAGCGCACGGCGTGGGACAGGAACTGGTCATCGAGCATGTCGCGGCCGGGTACGGCAAGGTGCAGGTGCTGTGGGACGTGTCGGTGCGGGTCGCGCCGGGCGAATTTGTTGCCATGATCGGCGCGAACGGGGCGGGGAAGACCACCACCCTGCGCGCCGTGAGCGGCGTGGTGCGCCCGAGTGCGGGCAGCATCCGCCTGGGGGGCCGGGAGATCTCCCGCGCCACGCCCAGCGACATCGTAAAACTGGGTCTGGCGCACGTGCCGGAGGGCCGGGAGCTGTTTCCCCTGATGACCGTGCGGGAGAACCTGGAGCTCGGCGCGGCCATGCGCCCCGAGGCGGCGCGCGCGCAGGCGGAGACGCTCGGGCAGGTGTACCGCCTGTTTCCGCGTCTGGAGGAACGCGCCGGGCAACTGGCCGGTACGCTTTCCGGCGGGGAGCAGCAGATGGTCGCGGTGGGCCGCGCGCTGATGGCCCGGCCGAGCGTGCTGGTGGTGGACGAGCCCAGCCTGGGCCTCTCGCCGCTGATGACGCAGACGGTGTTCCAGGCGCTGAAGGCCGTGAACGAGGAGGGCGTGAGCGTGCTGCTGGTCGAGCAGAACGTGGGCCTGAGCCTGAAGCTGGCCGACCGGGGGTACGTGCTGGAGAACGGGCAGGTGATCCGCGAGGGCAGCGGCGCGGACCTGCTGCGCGACCCGGCGGTGCGCGAGGCGTACCTGGCGCTGTAG
- a CDS encoding ABC transporter substrate-binding protein, translating into MKRMLLTGVLVTLSMSSVGSAVKVGALLPLSGAGSVSGQAARNGYLLALDEINKAGGVLGRPLELEFADDGSAPAKAVPEFVKLVTVEKVDFMVGGVSSATSIAISGPAKQYNTFMAWIGAAAVPVEDAFADHKYFFHYHPWSYYNFEAILDYFKHLRGTKKARNIAIAYEDGPFGSAGINDTVAAFKKAGFNVVMTEKFKTGSGNFGPLVSKAKAAKPDILYWVGYDTDALPLATEIKQQNLQVGLIYGTPPSWPVGFEKNRLAENVGGLSLWLPSTPNTESRAFVAAYKKKFGNITEEYFAPLAYVNLKTLAAAINKAGSTDKDKVAAELAKTNVRTPFGPLTFTKSLKTQYQGFKAGSWLSFQYTDSDDRVPVFPLKAAKKTTSWSK; encoded by the coding sequence CAGGCCGCCCGCAACGGGTACCTTCTCGCCCTGGACGAGATCAACAAGGCCGGCGGCGTGCTCGGCCGGCCCCTGGAACTGGAGTTCGCGGATGACGGCAGCGCCCCCGCGAAGGCCGTGCCCGAGTTCGTGAAGCTCGTGACCGTGGAGAAGGTGGACTTCATGGTGGGCGGCGTGAGCAGCGCCACCTCCATCGCCATTTCCGGCCCGGCCAAGCAGTACAACACCTTCATGGCCTGGATCGGCGCGGCCGCCGTGCCTGTCGAGGACGCCTTCGCCGACCACAAGTACTTCTTCCACTACCACCCGTGGTCGTACTACAACTTCGAGGCCATCCTCGACTACTTCAAGCACCTGCGCGGCACGAAAAAAGCCCGCAACATCGCCATCGCGTACGAGGACGGTCCATTCGGGTCGGCCGGGATCAACGACACCGTCGCCGCATTCAAGAAGGCCGGCTTCAACGTGGTCATGACCGAGAAGTTCAAGACCGGCAGCGGGAACTTCGGGCCGCTGGTCAGCAAGGCCAAGGCCGCCAAGCCCGACATCCTGTACTGGGTCGGGTACGACACCGACGCCCTGCCGCTGGCCACCGAGATCAAACAGCAGAACCTGCAGGTCGGCCTGATCTACGGCACGCCGCCCAGCTGGCCGGTCGGGTTCGAGAAGAACCGCCTGGCGGAGAACGTCGGCGGCCTGAGCCTGTGGCTGCCCAGCACGCCGAACACCGAGAGCCGCGCGTTCGTGGCCGCGTACAAGAAGAAGTTCGGGAACATCACCGAGGAGTACTTCGCGCCGCTCGCGTACGTGAACCTCAAGACGCTGGCCGCCGCCATCAACAAGGCCGGCAGCACCGACAAGGACAAGGTCGCCGCGGAACTCGCCAAGACCAACGTCCGCACGCCCTTCGGGCCGCTGACCTTCACCAAGAGCCTCAAGACGCAGTACCAGGGCTTCAAGGCCGGCAGCTGGCTGAGCTTCCAGTACACCGACAGCGACGACCGCGTGCCGGTCTTCCCGCTGAAGGCCGCGAAGAAAACCACTTCCTGGAGCAAGTAA
- a CDS encoding branched-chain amino acid ABC transporter permease has product MSKATTLPAAPVTRSARTPDFTFGKLLPLLIFFAVALIFPFLPFGDRREFLLQIGFFTLVAGTMALSWDILARSGQVSLAHAAFYGLGAYSYALLMKAGLPWLAAMPLAALIAGLFSLLLGMVTMRLSGMYFAIATLAFTEVVRTVIQNLPESVAGGATGILVPALLGGNSRQQYFFALLVLLLTVGVSLAVRLTRLHHAFAAIRQGEETARVLGVSVVRYKLLAFFISSVLAALAGVLYAGKTFFLNPLETFSLANSIAPLTTSIFGGLYTTLGPVLGATVLRIAEELLHNIVKNGYLVVYGLVLILSILWLPRGVIGLLRRGRHGGDL; this is encoded by the coding sequence ATGAGCAAGGCCACCACCCTGCCCGCCGCGCCCGTGACCCGCTCGGCCCGCACGCCCGACTTCACGTTCGGCAAACTGCTGCCGCTGCTGATCTTCTTCGCCGTGGCGCTGATCTTCCCGTTCCTGCCGTTCGGCGATCGCCGTGAATTCCTGCTTCAGATCGGGTTCTTCACGCTGGTGGCCGGCACCATGGCCCTGTCGTGGGACATCCTGGCCCGCAGCGGGCAGGTGTCGCTGGCGCACGCGGCGTTCTACGGTCTGGGCGCGTACAGCTACGCCCTGCTGATGAAAGCGGGCCTGCCGTGGCTGGCCGCCATGCCGCTGGCCGCCCTGATCGCGGGACTCTTCAGCCTGCTGCTGGGCATGGTCACCATGCGCCTGAGCGGCATGTACTTCGCGATCGCCACGCTGGCGTTTACCGAGGTCGTGCGGACCGTGATCCAGAACCTGCCGGAGTCCGTGGCGGGCGGCGCGACCGGCATCCTGGTGCCCGCGCTGCTGGGCGGCAATTCCCGGCAGCAGTACTTCTTCGCGCTGCTGGTCCTGCTGCTGACCGTCGGGGTGAGCCTCGCGGTGCGCCTCACGCGGCTGCACCACGCCTTCGCCGCGATCCGCCAGGGCGAGGAGACCGCCCGGGTGCTGGGCGTGAGCGTGGTCCGGTACAAGCTGCTGGCCTTCTTCATCTCCAGCGTGCTCGCGGCCCTGGCGGGCGTGCTGTACGCCGGGAAGACCTTCTTCCTGAACCCGCTGGAGACCTTCAGCCTCGCGAACTCCATCGCGCCGCTCACCACCAGCATCTTCGGGGGGCTGTACACCACCCTCGGGCCGGTGCTGGGCGCCACGGTCCTGCGCATCGCCGAGGAACTGCTGCACAACATCGTGAAAAACGGGTACCTGGTCGTGTACGGCCTGGTGCTGATCCTGAGCATCCTGTGGCTGCCGCGCGGCGTGATCGGCCTGCTGCGCCGCGGCCGGCACGGAGGAGACCTGTGA
- a CDS encoding response regulator has protein sequence MRDPFCVLLVDDNPADLFLAREAFEQRQDQVGLSTCESAAEALAHLRNPELRLPDVVITDLNMPGMSGLELVQAMKADPTLQLIPVVVLSTSGSSLDVEAAYNLHVSSYMVKASGFDAFVEQVDAFISFWVQARVAADRRPTA, from the coding sequence ATGCGGGATCCCTTCTGTGTGCTCCTGGTGGACGACAACCCCGCCGACCTCTTCCTGGCGCGTGAGGCCTTCGAGCAGCGGCAGGATCAGGTCGGGCTGTCCACCTGCGAGAGTGCCGCCGAGGCGCTGGCGCACCTGAGGAACCCCGAACTGCGCCTGCCGGACGTGGTGATCACGGACCTGAACATGCCGGGCATGAGCGGGCTGGAACTGGTGCAGGCCATGAAGGCCGACCCGACCCTGCAGCTGATTCCCGTGGTGGTGCTGTCCACGTCGGGCAGTTCCCTGGACGTGGAGGCCGCCTACAACCTGCATGTGAGCTCCTACATGGTCAAGGCCAGCGGCTTCGACGCGTTCGTGGAGCAGGTGGACGCCTTCATCTCCTTCTGGGTGCAGGCCCGGGTGGCCGCCGACCGCCGCCCGACCGCGTAA
- a CDS encoding PadR family transcriptional regulator: MTGPRRATRPAPRPPADDRALLLLGLLISQDRHGYEINDFIEHQLHFVTDLKKATAYQLLGTLERHGLVESRLEQHGARPSRRVYHLTPAGHTHFQTLLAEHLRAQDALILQGNIPVMFSEHLAPAERLRALEARLSAVEGHLHFYDAMTFPFPDGVRLALARLRALTVADRDWLRDTVQHLRAAQEAGD; the protein is encoded by the coding sequence ATGACGGGACCGCGCCGCGCCACACGACCGGCCCCCCGCCCCCCGGCCGACGACCGCGCCCTGCTGTTGCTGGGCCTGCTGATCAGCCAGGACCGTCACGGCTACGAGATCAACGACTTCATCGAGCATCAGCTGCACTTCGTGACCGACCTGAAAAAGGCCACCGCCTACCAGCTGCTCGGCACCCTGGAACGCCACGGCCTGGTCGAAAGCCGCCTGGAGCAGCACGGCGCGCGGCCCAGCCGCCGCGTGTACCACCTGACGCCCGCCGGGCACACCCACTTCCAGACGCTACTGGCCGAGCACCTGCGCGCCCAGGACGCCCTGATCCTTCAGGGCAACATCCCCGTGATGTTCTCCGAGCACCTCGCCCCGGCCGAGCGCCTCCGTGCCCTGGAAGCCCGGCTGAGCGCGGTGGAAGGCCACCTGCACTTCTACGACGCGATGACCTTTCCCTTCCCGGACGGCGTGCGGCTGGCGCTGGCGCGGCTGCGGGCACTCACCGTGGCCGACCGAGACTGGCTGCGGGACACCGTCCAGCATCTGCGGGCCGCCCAGGAAGCCGGGGATTGA